In the Populus trichocarpa isolate Nisqually-1 chromosome 1, P.trichocarpa_v4.1, whole genome shotgun sequence genome, one interval contains:
- the LOC18094421 gene encoding protein DETOXIFICATION 56 yields MSPPSKSQESPIGKTSQPPPISSLTTRIWPANLMQMILQEIKTQRGITLPLLAMNLTWFSKTAITTVFLGRLGELQLVSGTLGFTFANVTGFSVLNGLSAAMEPLCGQAHGAKNFMLLHKTLLMVTFLLLLATLPISFLWLNVDKILIHCGQQEDVSRVAKNYLFYLFPDLIITCLLCPLKVYLSSQSVTVPIMFSSALGLAFHIPINILLVKAKGLEGVSMAIWITDLMVVILLASYVLMMENRKGGNWKEGGWLDQGVHDWLRLLKLCAPCCLTTCLEWWCWEILILLTGRLPNAKQAVGVIAIVLNFDYLLFSVMLSLATCASTRVSNELGANQAGRAYQSAYVSLGASTISGCIGALVMVGVRGVWGSLFSHDQGIIKGVKKMMLLMALIEVVNFPLVVCGGIVRGTARPWLGMYANLGGFYFLALPMAVLLAFKAALGLGGLLVGFLIGLVACLILLVVFVVRIDWEVEAEKAQKLASCDVQEVDVKERVNHRTTETVDGAEAWE; encoded by the coding sequence ATGTCTCCACCATCAAAATCTCAAGAGAGCCCTATTGGCAAAACCTCTCAACCTCCACCAATATCTTCACTTACCACCCGAATATGGCCGGCAAATCTTATGCAAATGATTCTTCAGGAAATAAAAACACAGCGAGGTATAACTCTGCCCTTGTTGGCAATGAATTTGACATGGTTTTCCAAAACAGCCATCACAACTGTTTTTTTAGGCAGGCTTGGAGAGCTCCAGTTGGTTAGCGGCACTCTTGGGTTCACTTTTGCTAACGTCACTGGCTTTTCTGTCTTGAATGGGCTATCCGCTGCCATGGAACCTCTCTGTGGTCAAGCTCATGGGGCTAAGAATTTCATGCTGCTACACAAGACCCTCCTCATGGTAACATTCTTGTTGCTATTAGCAACCCTGCCTATATCTTTCTTGTGGCTTAACGTGGACAAAATTCTAATCCATTGTGGCCAACAAGAAGACGTTTCGCGTGTTGCAAAGAACTACCTTTTCTATCTCTTCCCTGACTTAATAATCACCTGTTTGTTATGTCCTCTTAAAGTCTACTTGAGCTCACAAAGTGTAACAGTTCCTATAATGTTTAGCTCAGCTTTGGGCCTAGCTTTTCACATCCCGATCAACATCTTACTTGTAAAAGCCAAGGGTCTTGAAGGGGTGTCTATGGCAATATGGATAACCGATCTTATGGTCGTGATTTTACTTGCTTCATACGTGTTGATGATGGAAAACAGGAAGGGAGGGAATTGGAAGGAGGGAGGGTGGTTAGACCAGGGCGTTCATGACTGGCTCAGGTTGCTAAAACTTTGTGCACCATGTTGCCTTACCACCTGCCTTGAATGGTGGTGCTGGGAGATCTTGATCTTGCTTACCGGACGACTACCAAATGCCAAGCAAGCAGTTGGGGTGATAGCAATTGTGCTAAACTTTGACTACTTGCTTTTCTCTGTGATGCTATCACTAGCAACTTGTGCTTCCACTCGTGTGTCGAATGAGCTTGGTGCAAATCAAGCAGGTCGTGCTTACCAGTCAGCATATGTGTCTCTAGGAGCAAGCACCATTTCAGGTTGCATTGGTGCTTTGGTGATGGTAGGAGTCCGAGGTGTTTGGGGGTCTCTTTTTAGCCATGATCAGGGAATCATAAAAGGTGTAAAGAAGATGATGTTGCTAATGGCTTTGATTGAAGTAGTAAATTTTCCTTTAGTAGTCTGTGGAGGCATCGTCCGGGGAACAGCTCGGCCATGGTTGGGCATGTATGCCAATCTTGGTGGGTTCTACTTCCTAGCCTTACCAATGGCAGTACTCTTAGCCTTCAAAGCAGCACTAGGGCTCGGTGGGTTGTTGGTAGGTTTCTTGATTGGATTGGTCGCGTGCTTGATTTTGTTGGTAGTATTTGTTGTGAGGATTGATTGGGAAGTAGAAGCTGAAAAGGCACAAAAACTGGCGTCCTGTGACGTGCAAGAAGTGGACGTTAAAGAACGCGTGAATCACCGAACCACGGAAACAGTTGATGGTGCTGA